In the genome of Candidatus Limnocylindrales bacterium, the window GAGGACGCGGGCGTGCTGCAGTTCTCGCAGATGAAGTTCCTGGGCTACGAGGAGCAGGGCTTCGTCACCGTTCTGGTCTCGCGCAGCGGCGGCAACACCGGCACCGTCACCGTGCATTACGCCACCGCGGACGACAGCGCCACGTCACCAGCCGACTACATGGCGACTTCGGGGACGCTGACGTTCGGCGATGGCGAGTTCCCCAAGTCCTTCGACGTGCCGCTGGTGCTGGACGGCGAGGAAGGCGGCAACGAAACGATCGAGCTCGTCCTGACCGATCCCACCGGCGGCGCGACGCTCGGCACGCTGGGCACTAGCGAGATCCTGCTGTTCGACTGTCAGCGGGAGCCCAATAATCCCCAGTCATGGGAATCGAATTTTCCCCACCCTCCCAACCACGGAGGAAAGCGATGGGGATTGAAAACGAGCACACGGAACGGAGCCTGAGCCTCGGGACATCTGGTCTCGAGGAGGGCTTGATGGTCAGGCGGGAGCGGTGGGAGGACATCCAGCGGCTGCGGGTGGAGGATCGGCTGTCGGTCTCGGAGATCAGCCGGCGACTGGGACTGGATCGGAAGACGGTGCGAAAGTGGCTGCGACAGCGGCGCTGGGAGCCGTATCAGAGGCCGGACCGCGGCAACACGCTGCTGGCCGAGCACGCCGAGTTCCTCAAGCGTCGTGCGCCGCAGGTTCACTACTCGGCCCGGATCCTGTTCCAGGAGCTGAAGTCCGGCCGTGGCTATCGCGGTAGCTACGACACCGTAAAACTCTTCGTCCGACCTCTGCGCGCCGTGCAGGAGCAGGCCGAGTGTGCGCTGACGCGGTTCGAGACTGCGCCGGGACATCAAAGCCAGGTCGACTGGGGCGTGGCGCGTGTCCACTTCCGCCACCAGGCCGTGGAGCGGCACTTCTTCGTGCTGACGCTCGGCTTCAGCCGTCGCGGCTTCTATCGCGGCTGCCCCAACGAGCAGTTGCCGACGTTCCTGGACTGCCACGAGCAGGCCTTTGAGTATTTCGGGGGTCGCACCGCCGAGATTCTCTACGACCGGCCGCGCACCGTCTGCCATCCCGGCGCCGAGGGGCGATACTCTTGGAATGCCACGTTCAAGTCCTTGGCGGACTTCTGGGGCTTTGAGCCGCGGCTGTGCCGGCCCTACCGGGCCCAGACCAAGGGAAAGGTCGAGTCCGCCGTCAAGTACGTCAAGCGCAACTTTCTGCCTGGTCGCACCTTCATCGACGACCGTGATTTCGACGAGCAACTCCTGGCCTGGATGTCCGACGTCGCCGACGTGCGCATCCATGGCACCACGCACGAGCGGCCAATCGACCGCTTCACCGCAGAGCGGGCAAGCCTGGTCTGCACGCTGGGACATCCCAGCTTCCGGCACGAGGCGCGTCTGTCGCGAATCGTGGCTGACGACTACCTGGTCAGCCTGGCCACCAACCGCTATTCGGTGCCGTTCGCACTGATTGGCAAGACCGTGGAGGTGCTGCGGCGCGACGGTCGCATCAGCGTCTTCCACCACGGCGAGCTCGTTGCCGAGCACGCCGAGCTGACCGGCAAGTACCAGATGAGCATCCAGCCCGAGCATGGACCCGGGGCAATCGCCCGCAATGCTCGGCAGCGGCGATCCCAGCCCGCGGCCAGTGTCGCGGCCAGCATGGACATCGCCGAAGTGCAGGTCCGCGACCTGAGCGTCTACGATCGCGCCGCCGGCGTGCAGGTGCAGCCGTGAACGCCGGGCAGCTGGAGAGACTGCAGGAGAATCTGCAGCGCCTTCGCCTGTTCAAGAGCAGAGAGCGTCTGGAGGCGATTCTCCAGGACGCTACGTCCAAGGAGATGAGCTACGCCGACTTCCTCGACGTCGTGCTGACCGAGGAGGTCGTCTCCAAGACGCAAA includes:
- the istA gene encoding IS21 family transposase, which encodes MVRRERWEDIQRLRVEDRLSVSEISRRLGLDRKTVRKWLRQRRWEPYQRPDRGNTLLAEHAEFLKRRAPQVHYSARILFQELKSGRGYRGSYDTVKLFVRPLRAVQEQAECALTRFETAPGHQSQVDWGVARVHFRHQAVERHFFVLTLGFSRRGFYRGCPNEQLPTFLDCHEQAFEYFGGRTAEILYDRPRTVCHPGAEGRYSWNATFKSLADFWGFEPRLCRPYRAQTKGKVESAVKYVKRNFLPGRTFIDDRDFDEQLLAWMSDVADVRIHGTTHERPIDRFTAERASLVCTLGHPSFRHEARLSRIVADDYLVSLATNRYSVPFALIGKTVEVLRRDGRISVFHHGELVAEHAELTGKYQMSIQPEHGPGAIARNARQRRSQPAASVAASMDIAEVQVRDLSVYDRAAGVQVQP
- a CDS encoding Calx-beta domain-containing protein, encoding MRLNVLSAIGVIEATVPFACADTVVTATATSPEGDTSEFSPCAVVDAGEDAGVLQFSQMKFLGYEEQGFVTVLVSRSGGNTGTVTVHYATADDSATSPADYMATSGTLTFGDGEFPKSFDVPLVLDGEEGGNETIELVLTDPTGGATLGTLGTSEILLFDCQREPNNPQSWESNFPHPPNHGGKRWGLKTSTRNGA